Genomic window (Marmota flaviventris isolate mMarFla1 chromosome X, mMarFla1.hap1, whole genome shotgun sequence):
tgaacttgcgatcctcctgactcagcttcgtGAGCTGAGCCATTGGGGTTATAGGCATTtgctgtttatatttatttttaaacacttacTACATCTGTTAGATAACCAACTCAACCCCAGATAGATAAGCAGAAAGAAGGTAATTTTTTCCACATTGGCTGAACAAAAGTGTTCATATTGTTAGAAATGACTCTCATTCACATTAACTTAAATGTTCTTCCTTAAGAGAAACCTTCCAGGGGCTAAGCTCTAGGTTTCTGTCACTTGCTGATGAAAACAGTGTgaaagggctgagattgtggctcagtgatagagtgcttgcctggcacatgtgaggcattgggttcaatcctcagcaccacataaaaataaataaataaatagatagatataaaggtattataaaaaagagagaaaccttGCAGTGAATTTATCTACCCAATCTAAATAATTTTTCACACTATAATTTTTATATCGTATCACAATTTATATTGCATTTGTGTGATTATTTGATTAACATCTATATCTTCCATCAGTCTGTAAACTTCATAAGGAGAGAGATTATGTCGATTTTGTTGACTGCTGAATTTTCAGTACCCAGAATAGTTATAtacactcagtaaatgtttgtcaaatgaataaatgaattgatcTGTAGCCAAAGAATCagataaaatgcattaaaatatcaTAAAGGTTCAGCATATACTATGGgatttaaattgaattaaaatttgaattactaGATAGAATATTATATGATAAAGTTTACTTCAAGCCTGAGCCACTTGAAGGGCAGTATCATCTTGACTTTAAGTATTGTCTGTGTGCTAATGACTTCCAAGTGTCCATCCGCAGCCTATACCTCTCCCTGTATTCTCCATTCCATTGCTTACTCCACATCTCTGTTAGTGTCTGACAGGAACTACAGACTTAACAGgtacaaaacaaaattcttgaCTTGCCCCATACAAAAACCCTTTTAGTGGCTCAGACCTTGAAGTAATCCTTTATTCTCACAACTCACATCCTGTACCCCAGCAAGATATATTTAAAGGGCTGAAATGATGATCAAAATCTGTAGGTTACAAGTTGAAAAAATCTTCACCCCCTGCTCTCCCAATGTTTTGAGTGCCTGGAGCATAAGATGACTCAGATAATAATAACTAAGCCAGGCAGAGTGGTGTAGACCTATagtcccagctgttcaggaggaggcagaagcaggaagattgcttgagcccCAGGggttggaggccagtctgggcaatatggtgagaccctatttcaaggggaaaaaaaccctaatATTCACATGACTTCTTATTTGCCAGGTActgttttaattatattatttataaaactgtCCAAATCCTTATCCCTTTAGAAAAGTActgttctcatttttcagatgagatgatgaggctcagaaaggtggAAATGATTTGCCCCtagaaagtggcagagccagCATACTAACCCAGGTAATCTGGCTCATGAACCCATGCCTGTAGTTATTATAGAGGTGTACTGACTTAACCTTGTCTAGAGTGAAGAATTTATGGCAGTTGAgcactaaaaatattgatttcattAATTCTCCTATCTTTATAGCACCCTTCTACCCCACCCTTCTTCCTCCTGTCTATGTGAGCACAGTTCACCAGGGGTAGCATAGTGGGGTTCAGAAAGAAGGTTCTTGCCCTCAGAGATGGCACAGCAAAGCAAAATGAACTTGTTTCTGTTGTACATtagaccatttgttgaagaactTAGAATTATTGAATTTAGAATTCAAACTAGAATTATTGaactttgctgagagccatagccaagtaggaatgacgcatggctcTCAGCAGAACTTAGAATTCAAACACTAGTTTGAAATTTAGTTATTTGGACATGGGGCTAGACTTCTTGCTgtctgtattttgtattttgttatgcTTACAAATAATTTTACAGGACAAGTGATTAAGATACTAAGAACATGATTGTAagtaatgtatatatatttggtactatagatttaacccaggggtactttatcactgaggtacatccctatccctttttgtgtttttatttttgagacagggtgtcactaaggcCTAGGGCCTTATaaagttgtgaggctggctttgaacttgtgaaattcctgtttcagcctcccaagccactgggattaaaggtgtgtgccactgtgcccaaactgattataaataattctttatttactAAAGTATATCatttaatggaatttttaaaaagcctagtCCTCAGATATTATATGTAAGTTAAAGTAATAAAATTGCCCCCCCCCATATTTTCATGTCTTcttagttagaatggcaattccacaataatcttaatttctaaattttcacTGTAAAGGATATTTGTCCTCTCTTTATTTACAATGTCTTAGCTGTGCTTACTCATTTAAACACTTTTCATGCATTCTTCCCTTtcctgtttgtttaaaaaaaaaaaaaagcaacacaggctggggttgtggctcagtggtagagtgctcggctagcacacatgaggcactaggttcaaacctcaggaccacataaagataaaataaagatattatgtccacctataactaaaaaataaatattaaaaaaacaacacattaTTATATTAAGATTACTAAGGGACCTGGAAATCTTAAAGTAGTGGTTGGGATTTTGGATAAGAAATGCttgaattaggggctggggttatggctcagcagtagattgctcacctcacatgtgcaaggccctgggtttgatcctcagcaccacataaaaaatttttaaaaattaattaattaattaaagatattgtgtccaactacaagtacaaaaaaataaataaaagaaatgattgaattatgagtCTGAGTCtggtttttatatttgaaattaactTGTGGCCATTCAGCTATAATTTATTGGTTACTCCGTCTTTTTTAACTACCTCTGAGATGATATGACATCCATTTGCTTTTCTATAGGAAATGTTTTTATAGTTGTTGAATGGCTCAATGAACAAATCTGCAAAAATACTACAGGTGATAAAATCACATTGAACAGTTTTGTAAGATAGCATGGCATTTTATTGGACCTATGACTATGTTATCTttttgtgttaatcagcttttagTGCCCTAATGTCAACACAATTGAGACAGAGCTGGAACTGATATGGATCTATTATGATAAATGAGAAATAAGATTAAATCATGGGATTGTTGGACAACATATACCAATAAGAACAAACCTAAACAGGTGCAGAGACCTCATCAGGCTCTTGGCCCCACATGCTCTTAGTCCCTCCAGTGCTGAGGAGCAAATAAATCCTGCCTGCCCTGTGCTGTAAAAGGGGTTTTGAAAAAACAGGAACTGCTTTGTGCATTAAAACAGAGTCTTAGACTCTTAGCAGCTGCATCGGTCGTTTCTAGGATTCCTCATGAGAGGGCTCTTTGAGCCCAGTGGCTGATTATGGTCCTAACAGCTTGTAAATCCAGTGAACATATGGCTGGGTAGTAGCATGTTAAGGTCTCATGTACTTTACCCAGCCATGGTTATCCATTAGGTGAGAGCACATCTTTCCCTGTGAGCAAACTGAGAGACTATGGCTTTAAGGCTTCAGTTGCATCAAGAACTATATCCTGGCCCTTGTATAAATGTTTTATTCCCACGCCCTCTTAGCATTTTATGGTATTGCACAAAGTAACTGCCTGAGAAAAATTTAAGAGTCAAAAcactgaaatatcacactgtgcTATATTGATGATGGAGTTGCACCCTGAGGTGCTTTCTTAAACTACTGTGCTCTATTAGTCCAGACTTCTGAATTTGCAGGAGGAAGATTAATCCTAGTGGTGGAACATCAAAAGGTTTCCTtttgttaacaacaacaacaacaacaacaggaaCAACAAAAGTTAACTCCCTTGGTATGGTTTATGCTTTCAGGAATTCATGAGCCTTATTTCTTTGATAGTCATATCAATGTGGTCTGTTCATTTATGGTTCACTTATGACTCCTCTTAGCAGATCTCCCAGGGAAACATAAATGCTCCTTGATCTAGTAATACTGCTTTGGAAAACTTATCCTTAAAGAATCAAAGAGAGACATGTCGGATTTATACACAGAGTGTTTATAATGATATTATAACaatgaaaaattggaaatacCCTACATTAAACACAACTATAGGAAAATGGGTAAAATATTACATACTTGTACACTTATTGTTTAGGATTTTAAGGAAAAAGGGCTAATGTTTTTCTGAGCACTGACAATGTGCTATAATTTACTAGGCATTTTCACACATATTATCTAAGTTAATCCTCACTATAACAACATAAGGTAGGCATTATTACCCAATTAACAGTTGAGGAATCTAGTTCTGAGAATTTAAACAACTGAATCATGATTTGAACATTTGTCTGTTGGACTTCAAagcctgtgatttttttcttactgacCCTCAGGGAGAGCAGAATTTTGTTATTTGGATTGAACCTGGTATTGATCACCTAACCTTCTGTTTCTGCTATTCTCCTGTAGCTTtagagaaatctttaaaattttattttaattggcaGATAACAATTATACATAATCATGGGGtataatatgatgttttgatatatatttacaATGTGGAATACTTAAATCAGGCTAATTAAGTAAATTACACTCACCTTTGCTTGTGTTGTATTAGCAAGATCTAGCCTTTGCAGCAAGGCCAGGAACTAAACTTTGAACCACCAATAAAGAGGGCATTGGCTTGAACTTGCTTTCAATTTTGTCCAAAATCCatatcattatttgtatttctgtctAGTTTCCAATAACTCATAAACCAATCCAAGAGTGTGTTAGCAAAACTGTTATTTGCTGGATGCTCAGCACTTCAAGGGATATTGGGTTCCATCATCTACTCAAGAGCCAAAATCTTCAGTTGTAGGAGCATAAAGCTTTTTTGGTGAGAGCAAGCATGTTCTCCTCTGGGCTAGAGTGGTAAACAGAACAACTGCAAAAGAATTTACCAAAGGAGGACTAATGTGTAAGAAACCCACCATTAGATAGTGAAGATAAGGAGTGTGGAAATTTCAAGAGTACAGAAACTCAGAGTCGTGAGTATTTTCCTCTGAATGGCTGATGAAAGAAAGCTGGGAGTTTATCTAAAATTAGAGGGGAATTAAGAAAACCCAAGTGCAAAGCATCATGATGTGGTGACATCTTTTTGAGAGAATGATGGCTAGGTTCTATACAGTTTATGAATAtcataatttgagtttttaatgaaaaatttcaaggGCCTCTTGAAATTAGCACATTAGGTTATCATTTTAGAGATATTGGAGGATTATCCTTCCAGGGTTGCTTCAACACCAAATCCCAAATATATTAGTCTACATCATTTTAGTTTCTTGTTGCCCTCTTTTGTTCTCAACTCACTAACTTTCTGAGGAGATAACTCAGTTTAAGGCCTTGTGAACTAAACTTTCTAAGAATCCACTGTGGAGACCAGGAGGTTGAGGAATGAATTACAGGGAACTTAGGAAGGCAGAGTGTGGTTTCTGGGTTTCTCCTCATTCTGTCCTTGAATTTTCCTGCCACGGCTTCCCAGAGGTAGCCTGAGCAAAATTCCCAGCTGCCAATTGTCATTTTATACCCCacagaaaaaagaatgaggtaCCTGCTCCTCAGCTGGCCTCCTCTACCATTTTGGTGGCATCTTCTTGTGTGACTGAGTTTCTTAGGAAAATGCAACTTTGGGAGTAACTGGATGAAAGTGTATCTCTGGGGGGTCAAAGTGGGTCCAGGCTGGAAAGCTTGGCTGTGTCTGCCTTGGTATCTacctcttttccctcttttcctttccagTGCCTCAGAATTTGTGTTTGAGCATTGTTATCAGTAAGTATCTATAAGTTACATATGAGACAACTGGGGGAAAGGAGCACCAGAGAGTTAAGGTGGTGGTGGATTGGGTGACATAGTAGCAGAAATAATCACAAAATAGGCTGTTTCCcaaataatacaatttaaattCCATGAAGTGTGGGGAAAGACAAGCTTTAGACTCTAATTCAAGTTCCTATGTTTTATGCAAACTCACTATGTAAAATCCCTGATTTATATTAAAGAAGGTAGGAGGTACAAGAACTCCTCACTTACCAACTAAAAAAACCCCCTTATTTCTGTAGTTCTGTGCTGTCTAGTATGGGAGCCATTAGCCACATAGAGCTGTTAAGCATTTGAAGTATGATTAGTTTGAATTCAGATAATCTGTAAGAGTAAAATACACACTAGATTTCAAAGACTTAGTGTGAAAAAAGtagtaatttttaatattgattacatgttgaagtGATAATACTTTGTATATATtgcattaaataaaacattaacaaaaatgtttaaggagatggaaatgttaattactctgatttgatcattacatatacatgtgtattgaaatatcacactctactccataaacatgtacaattagaataataatttaaaattaaagcttGAGATGTTAAAgaacattaacattaattttGTCAGTTTCCTTTTTAACATGGCTACTAGAACATTAAAAACTGTTATGTGGCTTGCATTATATTTCTGTTGGACAGTATTGCTCTGATATGTTCAAAAATAAGATTTGTTATACAAACAGCTTTGTAGAAGTACATTTCTTGCTTTAAATAAGTATACTATACAGGAGACAGGCCTGTTTCAAAAGAAGGACAGGGAGGAATGGAGATTTGCAGATGGAAAAACTGGTTATAGAAGAAAATCAGGACCCTGTCCCAGTTGCCTCTCATTCTGGGGGTGAAGGGATGTGGAAGGTGGGGTGGTCAGTCATCTGAGGCAACTTTTATCATTCCCTTAGCTCCACGTGATCTCTTAGCTGGGGTCCAGAATCAGGAGAGGAAGGGCACTTTGAAACTTCTCCTTCCTTACCATCTTAGCCATCAAGCTCTGAGTTGGAGACAGTGATGATGTGACAGGAATTTTCCCTGGGCCTCTCTGAACCACCATTCCTGGTTGTGAGAAGGCAGAGGAGTGAGGTGAGCCCCTTCTTCACTCCCAGGGCCATGTGGTAGAGCTGCAGCCGCACCTCCTTCTGCCAATAGGCATAGATGAGTGGGTTGAGCAGGGAGTTGCCTACACCAAGCAGCCACAGGTACTGTTCCAGCACTTTGTAGAGGTAGCACTCCTGGCAGGCCACCTGCACAATGCTAGTGACAAGAAAGGGGGACCAGGACAGAGTGAAGCTCCCGATGAGAACAGACACAGTGCGGACAGCCTTGAAGTCACTTGCATACCGCGGGGGCCGGTAAGCTCCCGCCAAAGCTCCTGCATGCTCCATCTTTTGAATCTGCTGTCTATGCATGGAGGCAATCTTGAGCATGTCGCAGTAGAAGAAGACAAAGAGGAGCATGGCTGGGAAGAAGCCAGCACAGGAGAGGGTCAGCACAAACCTTGGATGAAACACAGCAAAGAAGGTGCAGGGCCCTTGGTAGGTGGTTTGCTGGAATATGGAGACTCCGAGTGGGAGGAAGCCAACAAGGTAAGACAATAACCATAGCCCAGCAATGCAGGCACCAGCCACAAGCCCACTCATGATCTGAAAGTAGCGGAGGGGCTTTTTAATGGCAAGGTACCTGTCAAAGGCAATCAACATGACTGTGAGAACAGAGGCAGCTGCAGAAGAAGTGACAAATGCCATCCGAAGGCTGCACAGGGTCTTCTGTGTGGTCTGAGCAGAGCTGGAGAGCTGGTCTGCAACTAGGCCAGAGATAGCCACGCCGATCAAAGTGTCAGCCACAGCTAGATTCAAGGTGAAGCATAGACCAACACCATCATTCTTGTGGATTGACAGCAGCACAGCCACAGCTACTAGTGCATTAGTAGCAATGATAAGGAAGGCCAGAATAGCAAGGATCACTCCAAATGAGAAAGATGACTCCATGTCTTGATGTGGCTTGACTTCCACTTACCAAGGCATGCTGGCTTTCCAGCTCAAATTCTCATGGCTCAGATGAGGAGGATCTGTGGGCTCAGAGCCATAACACAATTCTGGTCATCACTGGCAGTTCAGGCTGGTAGCTTGCCAATCTTTGGGATCTTGATGTCATTAAAAATcattcactctctctcttttgagTCCTCAGCCTTCTGCCTCTCCAGCTTTCTGAAAGCAGCAATCCCTGTGCAGACCTCCCCCTGAGCCCTGAGATAGTCCCTCCCCCTCCAACAACCAAGTTACTAGACAACTACCAAGTACCTGGCACATGCTGTCTCTCCAGGCCCTCTCCCTTCATTGATGCTTCAAAGGCTTTGGAGGGATGGGTGCATTCATCAGTTCTCCTCTCTGACAGGAGATATAATTGACTCTAATCACACTTTTTCTTCCTCCATAGCTTGTTATTAAATTTCCACTTCTTTTATTCCTAAGGCTCAAGTGCCAGCTTAATAACTAATCTCAGCTTAATTAAGCATTTGCTTAATAAATAATTCTCAGTTACTATTATGACTGCCTTTAATCAAGCAAGATGATCATAATCAGTTGAAGTGGGCTGATTGCTGTTTGAGGGGCCCAGCATCCTTTCAGGAGTGTTACCACACTTTGAAACTGTTTCTTATCTTTTGCTTTCTAGTACCTCAGATGCTAATTCATTCAAATAGAGCATGCTGTTTCCATGTATCTTGCTTCTTGGAACTCAATTCGTTGAGAACTCAGGACAGGAAATAGAAGGCAAAGAATTGTTAATATTGTCATTCGGTTTAGAACAGAGCCCATTCCCCATCTCAAGCTGCTGTCTCTTTGGTCTATTCATTGGGAACTGTTTCACACCATGGCAGACTGAGTAGTGACTAGAAGGTTTGCCTTTCTTCATCCTGTAGGTCTGAGTTTATCTGTGAAAATCAAGGTGGGCTTCATTCAATAAAGAGtatgctcaattttttttaaagtaagactcatttatttttttttttttttgagagagagagagagagagagagagagaatgaattttaatatttattttttagttttgggcggacacaatattttttttgtttgtatgtggtgctgaggatcgaacccgggccgcacgcatgccaggcgagcgcactaccacttgagccacatccccagcccgagtaTGCTCAATTTTTGATAGTGGAATTTTCCAGGGGAAAAGCTTGTGGGGATTAGGCCAAAGGGCAGCAGTGTTGCTGAAGCAGGTGAGATGGGTGCAGGGAAGGTGGCTGTGAAAGTCACTCCAATTTAGGTTGTATATTCATTTGCTTGGGTACATTTGAACTAACCTTTTGCCTGCTACTCTCATCTTGGATACCAAGAAGAGAGGGGTGGGGATAAGAGTGGTTAGAAGCTTATTTACTCAATTCAGGTGAGAGCACAAATGGGAAAGGTTAGTGTTTTAAGTGAGAGAGTGGAGAGCAAGGTACAGAGGTGGAGGCAAATATTATATTCCGGGATGTTTGACAGTCTGAAAGGGCCTTTGGTGACGTCTGTTCTACAAAGGCTCAGAAAAGCTGTGTCATGAGAACTTGATATTCCATTTGCCAGTGTGGGAACAGTTCTTATTCTTTTGGTACATGCATTTAGGAGGTTGATTTCAGTGCTGATGAGCTTTCTCCAGATCCCAACTGTGCTCCAATCTTATAAATACAAATTGAGTTTTGCATTTGGAACATACTTAATACAGTATGTTTTTTCTTTgacttccaaaaataaataagtaaattttatttaaaaaacaaaaaacaaggggctggggatgtggctcaagcggtagcgcgctcgcctggcatgcgtgtggcctgggttcgatcctcagcaccacatacaaacaaagatgttgtgtctgccgaaaactaaaaaataaatattaaaaaattctctctctctctctctctctctctctctttaaaaaaaaacaaaaaaaaaaaaaaaaaaaaaaagagagactccTCCAGCACCAAGCAGCATGAAGTACTCATGGCTATCTATGAGGAGGTGAGCATGTTGGGCTTCCAGGAGTTCAATCAGGCTGTGGAGTAGCACCTTGGCAAGACCATTTTCACTTATTACTTTAGGGGTAATAAGGACACCAAAGGGAAAAGCTGGTGTCCAAACTGCATGCAGGTGGAACCAGTTGTTTGAGGGGGAAGATTCAAATAATGACTTCAGAAAACAACTGAAAGTAACTGCAGTGTCTACACTAATTAAATATGGAATGCCTCAAAAACTTGTAGAATCTGAGTGTCTTTAGACTAATCTTGTAGAAATGCTGTTCTCTGAAGACTAAAATTTAATGATGGCAATAGTGTCTTGATTTCCTAGTTTGCTCTAATATAAAAGAAACTACATATTTGAATTCATTTTGGCAATAAGTAAATGATCATgtgaaaattatgttatatttaaataataaagaatgctttttaaaataaaaataacaaatttggggGGCCTATCCTCAAGTTTCAGATATAGTAGGTCTGGGGTGGGTCCATGAAACTGAATTCCTAACATATTTCTATCTTCTGTTGCTGCTGACtaagggaccacactttgagaaccactgctctgaTGCCATGGTTCTTAACCTTGGCTGTGCGTTAGGATCACTTGACAGCTCCAAAGCATACTGTTTAGGTCACATAGTAAGAAATTCCAATATAAATTTGTCTGGGGTGTGACCTGTGCATCTGGAGTTTTATCAGGCAATTCTGATATTTAGTTGGGGATAAGAACCACTGTCCAGTAGCAAAAACACAGACTCCGGGATCAAAATGCCTTGGGTCCATATCTCTGTGAATTTGGTTGGGCAGATGAGTTTATCTTTCTGATATACCTTTGGTTTTCTCATGTGTATTGTGGGAATAATAATACCTAAATAACAGGATTGAGGATGGCAAAATAAAGTATCATGAATGTGACAAGGCTTCATAAACTGTAGAATGTTATACAGATATTATTACTATCTTTAGCCTTTGTTCACCAAGTTAATATACTGTTAATCAAAGTGTACCTGAATGTTAATCAAAATATTAATCAAAGTGTATATTAGTGATTACACAATCAAATCATGTACCAGAAGCAGTGGTATGACAGGAGAGCTTCGTACAAATGTAGAAACTCAGGCCTTGAACAAGATCTGAAGCAGATTCTGAGTTTTAACAAGATCTTCAAATGATCTGTGCACACACTAAAGTTGTCCTTGCTCTCTCCTATTTGCAGGTTCCTGCTTATATTAATTCCCTTTTGCTGCTGTAACACACTACCACAAACTTAATGGCTTATAACAACACAAATATATTATCTTACTCTTCTCAAGGGCAGAAGTCCAAAATGGGCCTTAGAGGGCTAAAATCAAGGCATCAGCAGGAATGTGTTCCTTTAGGAGGCACTAGGGGATGATCTGTGTCCTTGCCTTTTTTAGCTTCTAGAAGCTGCCCACATTCCTTGGCTCTTGGACACATCACTCAGAGCTTTGTTTCCATAGTTAATCTCCTTCTCTGACTGACCCCTCTCAATTCTCTTTGTAAGGAATTCTGTGATTACATTGGACCTGCCTGGAAAAACCAGGATAACCTTCTCATGTCACGATCTTTAATTTAGTTGTACCTACAAAGACTCTTTTGCCATGTAATGTCACATATTTTTAGGTTCCAAGGGTTATAACATGGACATTTTTTGTGGGGGTATTATTCTACCCACCACATTGGTATTCTCTGCTGCCTTGATCTCTTTCTCCTTCACCCATCTACAGATGTTCTCTCAGTCTGCCCTTCTTTGCTCATACcctaaatcttttcttttctttcagccattaaaattttcctgttttctgttttgtctttttagaAACCCACAAACTGATTCAAATTAATCTAGGCAGTCTTGAATGATATATCATTGGACATATGCAAGCAGAAGCTGAATGCCCATCTGTCAGGAGGGTTTTAGAATTTCTACAGCAGTGCAAAACATTGTTATTACCATTGATTTGTCTTTTAGTCCCTAAACAACCTCCTTTGAAGTTCCGTGGCAAGCATTCCTCTCTCTGATCTTACTCCCATCTTTCTTACCTACTCTCACCTCTGTGTTCCCTTTGTTTTTCTCACTTCCTTTCCGACACCAACACAAGATCTTAGCTGTGTGTCCTAGGGGTATGTCCATACTGTGAGGTCAAGGCCATAGGGAATGTGGCTGTTCCTGGGAGGTTGGTGGCTGATCCTTATAGTCCTGCCTCATTGGAGTAGGCTAGGGGTTCTTGGGATCTTCAGAGTGAAACATCTACAAGACAAACAAAAGGGTTGAGAATGATAAGAAAGGTAGAAGAGTAGAGAGATTATTTTCTGGTCAAACTATCTCACTATGAGTGCATTAAAGGTTACTAATCATGGG
Coding sequences:
- the Gpr119 gene encoding glucose-dependent insulinotropic receptor — protein: MESSFSFGVILAILAFLIIATNALVAVAVLLSIHKNDGVGLCFTLNLAVADTLIGVAISGLVADQLSSSAQTTQKTLCSLRMAFVTSSAAASVLTVMLIAFDRYLAIKKPLRYFQIMSGLVAGACIAGLWLLSYLVGFLPLGVSIFQQTTYQGPCTFFAVFHPRFVLTLSCAGFFPAMLLFVFFYCDMLKIASMHRQQIQKMEHAGALAGAYRPPRYASDFKAVRTVSVLIGSFTLSWSPFLVTSIVQVACQECYLYKVLEQYLWLLGVGNSLLNPLIYAYWQKEVRLQLYHMALGVKKGLTSLLCLLTTRNGGSERPRENSCHIITVSNSELDG